CACTGGGTTATTCATGGGAAAAGCAAACAAAGCCTTTTGTAGTAACCATTTCAATGGTTTATCATTTGTGCAAACGGTTGAAACCGTTGTCCGATATATTTCTGGTATCAAGATTCCCACGAATGAATTCGTGGGCTTTACTGGATAAGGTTTTGGACGAATAAAATAGCAACAATTTCATTTATTGTAATAAAGTGGGTTTATACATTCCAAATTTTTCGGGGGTTGCGTGAAAAAACTAGCAACCAGCAACAAGCAACCAGCAACAAGAAACGAGCAACAAGAAACGAGCAACCAGCAATCCGGCTACGAAGTAAAAGAGAAATATCTTTCGTTCCCAAACGGGAGTTTAGGAACGAGAAGAAATGTGTGGAGTTTAGGAACGAGAAGAAATGTGTGGAGTTTGGGAACGAGAAATTCTACCACTCTAAAGTCTAAAGTCTAAAGTCTAAAATCTGTACTCTAAATTCTATTGCACCGGCGACATCAAACGAGCGATCTTAACAGCTAATTTGAACCAGATCGGACGCTTGCTGTAATCTTCTACTCCCACCTGGAAACTATTCTGCAGATCATCGTTCAACATAGCTTCCACTCGGGAAGCGAAATTCTTATCGGAGAAAAGCAGATTGATCTCGAAATTTATACGGAAGGAACGATTGTCCAGATTTGCAGTTCCCACTACGGCTTTATCATCATCGATCAACATAACCTTCTCATGTAGGAATCCTTTCTTATAACGATACACTTTTACGCCGGATCGAGTTGTTTCTTCCAAATATGAAAATGAAGAAAGATAGGTAAGAAGTAAATCGGATTTTTGTGGAATTACCAGTCGCACATCAACTCCACGCATCGCTGCAAGCTGAAGTGAAGTAAGAACCTGCTGGTCGGGAACGAAATACGGACTTACGATCCATAAACGCTTTTTGGCACTATTAATGGCCTGTACAAAAAATATACCACAGGTTTCCTGCTCATCTGCCGGTCCTGAAGAAACACTCAAAACTTTGTTGTTGCAGCCTGGAACGGCTTCCGGTTCCCAGTTAAGATCGGGAATGAAATTCGTAACCCAATACCAGTCGGAAAGGAAAGGCAGTTGAATTGTTTGAACAGCCGGGCCTTCGATCATAACGTGTGTATCTCGCCAGTAACCGTATTTAGGATGAATTCCCAGATATTTTTTACTGATGTTACAACCACCGACATAAGCTTTCTTGCCATCTACAATTACTATTTTTCGATGATTACGGAAATTCAGTCGCAATTTAAAACTGAATCTCTTCCTGGTTTTAAAACTGGTGATCTGTATTCCTTTCTCACGCAGTTCTTCCACATAACTTTTTGGCAGCAAATGACTTCCAATATCATCATAAAGGAAATAGATTCTAACTCCTTCTTGATTCTTTTTGACCAGAAGGTCTTTCAGCTGCCTTCCCAGAACATCATCATGAACCATGTAGAATTGGATCAGAACATAATCTTTTGCTTCTTCAATTCCTTTAAAAATATCTTTGAATGTTTCATTGCCATCGATAAGCAACTTTGCTCTGTTACCTTTTGTAAATGGCAGTCTGGCCAGTTTTTCCATAACCTTGAAATCATTGTCGGTATCTTCCAATATCAGGTTTTTCTTTTCTAATTTTTTTAGAAGACAATCAGCAACATTTTTTATTTTCACGTTTCCCGAACGCATTGCTTTCACATAAGCATAAAATTTTCTGTCTCCAAAAATATAATAAAGCGGAAGTGCCAGATAGGGAAACACAATCAGTGAAACCGCCCAGGCGATAGAACCCTGAGCTGTTCGACCTTTCCAGATAGCATCCAAACTGGCAATGATTCCCAGAATATAAATTACAACTACAATTACATACCAGAATGAATGGATTACATCGAGCATTTAAATATCCTTATTGAATGCAAAATCTTTTCCGATTTTCATTAAGATCTGATCGTAGAGCATGGATAGTGTGATAGAATAGGGAATATTTCTTTTGGCATGCTGAGCAATGCTGTAGGCTTCCATAATGCGATTTTGATCCAGATATAGTTTTATGATCTCGATATAAGCTCCCGGATCGGTTGGAGCCAGCTTGATGCTGCGGAGAAGTAGATCAACAGCTTTTGTATTCTTGCCGATCTTGGAACAAACAAGTCCGTAGTTTTTTAAAAAGTGTGGTGTATTCACATTCAATTTATCAGCACTTTCAAAGTCCAGATATGCTTTCAACCAATTCTTCAGATTCATGTATATAAGGCCCTTCAAATAGTAGATTGAACCTTTTTTTCCATAACTCTTCTCAGCCAATTCCAGGTAATGAATTCCTTTCGTAAATTCACGACGTGTATACAGGAGTTCAGCCAGAAAAATATGAGGTAATTCAGAATTCATTGGATAATTATTTTTGAATAATTTCTCAAGACAATCAATTGCTTCGTCAACTCTGTTCAGCTTGGAAAGCACAAATGCTTTATTATACAGCAATTCGGGAGAATTTTCTGGTAGAATATTATAATAATTCAAAGCAAGGCGATATTCATTTAAAGCCAGAAAGCAGTTTCCAATGCGAAAATTGATCAGATCTTTGCGATCGAAAATGGGAAGGAGTTTTTGATATTCCACTATAGCTTTGCGAAACAGCTTTTTAGATTGATACAATTCTGCTAAAGACAGCTGCAATTTGCTGTTATTCGGGTATTCATTTACACTCGATTGCAGAAGTTCTCTGGCTCTTAGCCAGTTTTTGTTTTGCAAATACCTTACCTGCCACAAAATGTTATCAACTTCATTCATTGTATATTTGCTCTATTGATTCTGGTATAATTGCACAATTGCCTGGTAAATATCTTCAAAATCGAAACAGCGATTGATGAAATTCCGCACTTTTGCACCTTCTCTGTAGCCTTTGGTATAAAACGCCAGATGAGATCGCATTTCTTTGATAGCTCTTCCATATCCTTTTTCATGTTGTAAAAGATCAAAATGTCGTTTTATGATGGCAAGCTTTTCTTTTACTTCAGGTTCAGTTTTAATACTCGTTTTCTGGAATTCCTTGATCTGATTGAAAAGCCAGGGTTTGCCAAGTATGCCACGGCCGATCATTACCGCATCGCAACCAGTTTCACTGAACATTTTTTCTGCACTTTCTATATCATCTATATCACCATTTCCTACTATCGGAATTTTTAGATTGGATTTTAATTCTGTTATCAAACTCCAGTCACTTTTTCCTGAAAACATCTGTGCTTTTGTTCTGGGATGAAGGCAGATCATATCTGCACCGGCATTTTCCATTCTCTGCCCGAATTCGGTTGCATTTATGCTGAATTTATCCCAACCCGCTCTTATTTTTACGGATAGTAGGATTTCAGTTCCCCCTAAAACATTTTTAATTTCCTGCACAATCTTCTCAGCAATTTCGGGTGTTTTCATCAAGGCGGAACCAGCTCCGCGTTTTACCACTTTTTTTACCGGGCAACCCATATTGATATCGATGAAATCAGGTTTTGAAGATAAAATTAATTCTGTACCTTTTCTCATTATTTCTGCATCAGAACCAAAAAGCTGAATTCCAAATGGTCGTTGATCTTCATTAAATCTGGCATATTTCATGGTTTTATCGTTGTTGTAGATCAGTCCATCCGCACTCACCATTTCACTGACTACGACATCGGCACCACATTCTTTACAAATGGTTCTGAATGCTTTATCGGTGTAGCCGGCTAAAGGTGCCAGCCACAGTTTTTTTCTGATCAGTTTTTCTAATTTTATCTGCCTTGAATTTGTTGATTTCATTTTTTTGAAAATTATCTATTAAGTATTTTTTAGTTGGAAGATCATAATGCCTGCTGCTACTGCAACGTTCAATGATTCCACATTTGAAGAAATCGGGATGTTAATATTTTCGAATCCCATTTCATAAATTTCAGGTCGAACGCCCTCTGCTTCTGAACCTAAAACAAGAATACAATTTTCATTTGATCTTTCTACTTCACCAAGATCTTTTGCATTCTGCAGAGTAGAAACAAAAATTTGAGCCCTCTGCTTTTGAAGCCAGTCAAGATCGTGCACTTCCGATGGCAGCACAAAAACTGTTCCCAGCGAAGATCTAATTACTTTTGGATTGAATATTTCGCAGCAATCAGGAGAAAGCACGATGCCATCCAAACCGGCTGCAGATGCTGTTCGAAAGATAGTTCCCAGATTTCCCGGTTCTTTGATGTTGTCTAAATAAAGCAGAAACTTCCTGCTATTTATTTTTGGTGTTTCAGTTGGCAGCAAAGCAGCAATATTTTGCGGATTCTTTGTTGCAGTGATCTTTTCCATTTGCCAGTTTTGGAGCTTAATTTGTTCAGTTACACTCGCTATATTATCTGGTAAATCAGCTTCATCACTATAAAAAATCGTATCGATATGAATGTGATTTTCTATCAGGAGTTCTATTGTTCTTTTGCCTTCTACAATAACTTTCCCAAACTGCTGACGATACTTTTTCTGCTGGAGTCTGGCAAAATCTTTTAATTGATTTTTAGTAATTTCCTGCATTGAAGAGAATTAGTTCTGATAGATTTTTTTTATGATTTCAAAATCCACATCATCTATTTGATGCGGTTTTAAATAGATATTCGCATATTGCGTAAAAAGTCCGCTATCGATGAAAAGCGTCAGCAGATCAGGATCGATATCACGATCTTTTGCCATGAAAGCTAAAATTTTGAACGTCTGGGAAAGTGTTTTATCCGATTTGTAAGGTCGATCGCTGGCAGTGAGAGCTTCAAAAATATCGGCAACAGCAATCACACGTGCTTGAAGCGGAAGCTCATCTTCTGTTAGTTGGGAAGGATATCCTTTACCGTTCAACTTTTCATGATGAGACGCAGCAAAAAGTGGTACATTGCGGAATTTTTTTGGAAATGTTAATTCATCCAGTAATTCCAAAGTTACCGAAGCATGTTCATGCATTTTTTCCATTTCTTTTGGAATTAAAGTTCCTTTCCTTATGCTGAGATTATTGAATTCATCTTCCGTAATGATGAAATAGTTCTTGCCCTCCGAAGAATAATTGAAGGTGAAAATCTCGGTTAATTTATTATAAATTTCATCGTTCATATATTCGCTGCTTTCATTGCATGTTATCAGGATTTCTTTATATTCTTTTACTTCATTAATGATCTTGTCAAATTCTCCATACTTTTCTTTTGGAGCCAGTGCTTTATCTCTTTCAATTATAGCAATCACCATATCTATACGTGTTTTCACCATTTCGATGCGATCAAAAATCGTTTCCAGTTTCTTACTTTTATCCATTATATAAACGGGTGTCGTGATCTTGCCAACATCGTGCATCCAGCCAGCAATACTGAGTTCCTGGATTTCATCTTCATCGAATTTGTAATCTTTGAAAATAGTATTATCTTCATTAACTTTCTGGAACAGCATTTCGGAAAGCGTGGCAACTCTGGTAATGTGACCTCCGGTATTTTTAGATTTCCGGTCAATTGCTTTAGCGATACTTTTGATGAATTGATGAAGTAATTTTTCCAGGTTCTGGATTAGCTTCTTATTGGAAAGTGCGATTGCAGCTTGCGATGCCAGAGAATCCAGGAATATGATATTTCTTTTAGCAAATGGTACAATTTCCCCATCATCATCTATGGCATTAATAAGTTGAACAACTCCCAAAATATCATTTTCGTGATTTTTTAACGGTATTGCTGCCATGGAAATCGATTTATAATTATTTGCCCTATCGTATTTTTTGGTACCGGAAGCATCAAACAAATCCTGTTTATATACATCATTGATCTTTTTTGGTTCTTTTGTATGATAAACATAAGCAACGAAATTTTTCATGCGTTTATTGCCATCTGCATCATAAAGCTGTACAGGTGGCCATTTGGATGTGTCAGCAGTACCCATATGCAATTTTTTTGATTTCGTGCATACAACTTTAAAATCAAGATGTTGCTGATCATCAGAAACTGTATAGACGGTTCCTGCATCAGCATTTGTGAAGAACATCGCCTCCTTTAGAATCAATTCAAAGAAAGCGTTGATATCCTGAGTTGCCGACAGAGCGATCCCCACATTTGTCAGTCTTTTTATCGATTCTGTCAACCTCTTGATATCGTACATCAAAATCCTCTTATCTTTTATAATTTGACATAATTTTTATTACTTAGTAAATGTCTGTTCAATATTGATATTATGTCAATGAATTAATTTCAGGATAGAAGAGGAAATAATGATAGACAATGAAACTCTTACCTTTATACAAAAACAGAAAGCACCACTTTCTTCTGTTATTATTTGTGCGGGAAGATCATCACGAATGGGGCAGGAAAAAGCATTGTTAAAAATACGTAATTATACTGTTTTGTCGTTAATTGTAAACAGTCTGAACGAATATTCTGAGACAATTGCGATCGTGTTGAATGCACATAATCACAAAATGATAAGAGAGAGTTTGATTGAGTCTGATATAGAATGGCAGGGAGTTCATTTTGCAATAAATAAAAATGCCGAAAAAGGAATGTTCACTTCCATCAAGCAAGGTTTGGAATCTGCTGTAAAAGAGAAACCTACACTTCTTCATCTTATCGATCAACCGTTTATAAAAGATGAAACCTACGATGCCTTGGAAAACAGCTTGGATGATGATCATTTGATCTTTCAACCATCGGTAAAAATAAATGGAAAATTCAGAGCTGGACATCCCATTATTTTTCAGCCGGAATTTCGCGACTTTCTTTTAAAACAACCTGATGATACAAATTTAAAAGAAGTTCTAAAGAGATTTCAGGATAAGATAAAATACGTCGAAGTTGACGATGAAGCTATTTTGCATAATATTAACACGATGGAAGAATTTGAAGCAAAATTAAAGGAAATATAAAATTTATGGAAACACCGATTTTTGAAATAATAGAAAAAGCAGCCGAAAATCAGAAAAAAGGCATTGCATTTGTGATGGCTAC
This genomic window from Candidatus Cloacimonadota bacterium contains:
- the cls gene encoding cardiolipin synthase; protein product: MLDVIHSFWYVIVVVIYILGIIASLDAIWKGRTAQGSIAWAVSLIVFPYLALPLYYIFGDRKFYAYVKAMRSGNVKIKNVADCLLKKLEKKNLILEDTDNDFKVMEKLARLPFTKGNRAKLLIDGNETFKDIFKGIEEAKDYVLIQFYMVHDDVLGRQLKDLLVKKNQEGVRIYFLYDDIGSHLLPKSYVEELREKGIQITSFKTRKRFSFKLRLNFRNHRKIVIVDGKKAYVGGCNISKKYLGIHPKYGYWRDTHVMIEGPAVQTIQLPFLSDWYWVTNFIPDLNWEPEAVPGCNNKVLSVSSGPADEQETCGIFFVQAINSAKKRLWIVSPYFVPDQQVLTSLQLAAMRGVDVRLVIPQKSDLLLTYLSSFSYLEETTRSGVKVYRYKKGFLHEKVMLIDDDKAVVGTANLDNRSFRINFEINLLFSDKNFASRVEAMLNDDLQNSFQVGVEDYSKRPIWFKLAVKIARLMSPVQ
- a CDS encoding RNA methyltransferase; the encoded protein is MQEITKNQLKDFARLQQKKYRQQFGKVIVEGKRTIELLIENHIHIDTIFYSDEADLPDNIASVTEQIKLQNWQMEKITATKNPQNIAALLPTETPKINSRKFLLYLDNIKEPGNLGTIFRTASAAGLDGIVLSPDCCEIFNPKVIRSSLGTVFVLPSEVHDLDWLQKQRAQIFVSTLQNAKDLGEVERSNENCILVLGSEAEGVRPEIYEMGFENINIPISSNVESLNVAVAAGIMIFQLKNT
- a CDS encoding HD domain-containing protein, whose translation is MYDIKRLTESIKRLTNVGIALSATQDINAFFELILKEAMFFTNADAGTVYTVSDDQQHLDFKVVCTKSKKLHMGTADTSKWPPVQLYDADGNKRMKNFVAYVYHTKEPKKINDVYKQDLFDASGTKKYDRANNYKSISMAAIPLKNHENDILGVVQLINAIDDDGEIVPFAKRNIIFLDSLASQAAIALSNKKLIQNLEKLLHQFIKSIAKAIDRKSKNTGGHITRVATLSEMLFQKVNEDNTIFKDYKFDEDEIQELSIAGWMHDVGKITTPVYIMDKSKKLETIFDRIEMVKTRIDMVIAIIERDKALAPKEKYGEFDKIINEVKEYKEILITCNESSEYMNDEIYNKLTEIFTFNYSSEGKNYFIITEDEFNNLSIRKGTLIPKEMEKMHEHASVTLELLDELTFPKKFRNVPLFAASHHEKLNGKGYPSQLTEDELPLQARVIAVADIFEALTASDRPYKSDKTLSQTFKILAFMAKDRDIDPDLLTLFIDSGLFTQYANIYLKPHQIDDVDFEIIKKIYQN
- a CDS encoding NTP transferase domain-containing protein, translated to MIDNETLTFIQKQKAPLSSVIICAGRSSRMGQEKALLKIRNYTVLSLIVNSLNEYSETIAIVLNAHNHKMIRESLIESDIEWQGVHFAINKNAEKGMFTSIKQGLESAVKEKPTLLHLIDQPFIKDETYDALENSLDDDHLIFQPSVKINGKFRAGHPIIFQPEFRDFLLKQPDDTNLKEVLKRFQDKIKYVEVDDEAILHNINTMEEFEAKLKEI
- the dusB gene encoding tRNA dihydrouridine synthase DusB yields the protein MKSTNSRQIKLEKLIRKKLWLAPLAGYTDKAFRTICKECGADVVVSEMVSADGLIYNNDKTMKYARFNEDQRPFGIQLFGSDAEIMRKGTELILSSKPDFIDINMGCPVKKVVKRGAGSALMKTPEIAEKIVQEIKNVLGGTEILLSVKIRAGWDKFSINATEFGQRMENAGADMICLHPRTKAQMFSGKSDWSLITELKSNLKIPIVGNGDIDDIESAEKMFSETGCDAVMIGRGILGKPWLFNQIKEFQKTSIKTEPEVKEKLAIIKRHFDLLQHEKGYGRAIKEMRSHLAFYTKGYREGAKVRNFINRCFDFEDIYQAIVQLYQNQ